The Cyanobium sp. ATX 6F1 genome includes a region encoding these proteins:
- the gmk gene encoding guanylate kinase, with amino-acid sequence MMASPSSAGRLTLITGPSGVGKGTLVAALLRRHPRIWLSVSATTRSPRAGEVDGEHYFFLSRERFDRQLEAGGLLEWAEFAGHRYGTPREPVERHLAAGHPVLLEIELEGARQVRRSFPEGFQIFLKPPSFEELERRIRGRGTDSEEAIARRLQRARVELEAEAEFDAVLVNGDLDQALLQLEALMGLGAEPAVAPSA; translated from the coding sequence ATGATGGCTTCCCCTTCCTCCGCCGGGCGGCTCACGCTGATCACCGGACCGAGCGGTGTCGGCAAGGGCACTCTGGTGGCGGCCTTGTTGCGGCGCCATCCCCGCATCTGGCTGTCGGTGTCGGCCACCACACGCTCGCCCCGCGCCGGGGAGGTGGACGGGGAGCACTACTTCTTCCTCAGCCGCGAACGCTTCGACCGTCAGCTGGAGGCGGGGGGACTGCTGGAGTGGGCCGAATTCGCCGGCCATCGCTATGGAACGCCGCGCGAACCTGTGGAGCGCCACCTGGCCGCAGGACATCCGGTGCTGCTGGAGATCGAGCTGGAGGGGGCGCGCCAGGTGCGGCGCAGCTTTCCCGAGGGCTTTCAGATCTTCCTCAAACCCCCTTCCTTCGAGGAGTTGGAGCGGCGCATCCGCGGTCGCGGCACCGACAGCGAGGAGGCGATCGCCCGGCGGCTGCAGCGGGCGCGGGTGGAGCTGGAGGCCGAGGCGGAGTTCGATGCGGTGCTGGTGAACGGAGATCTCGATCAGGCCCTGCTCCAACTGGAGGCGTTGATGGGCCTTGGCGCAGAGCCGGCGGTTGCCCCCAGTGCCTGA
- the cobM gene encoding precorrin-4 C(11)-methyltransferase, with amino-acid sequence MAPTVKIVGAGPGAPDLLTLRAARAIEQADVLVWTDSLVSPQIAALAPAGCESIRTSTLTLEEVMAVVSARARAGLHVVRLHDGDPCLYGALAEQICRLADAGLELEVVPGLSAYQATAAALQSELTIPGLVQTIVLSRAGGRTGVPERESLGRLAALRASLCLYLSARHVEEVQAALLEHYPADTPVAIGYRVSWPDQWLQVVPLERMAAVSLERNLIRTTLFVVSPALRSPADARSKLYSASHDHLFRAAAASSPA; translated from the coding sequence GTGGCCCCCACCGTCAAGATCGTCGGCGCCGGCCCCGGCGCCCCCGATCTGCTCACCCTGAGGGCCGCCCGCGCGATCGAGCAGGCCGATGTGCTGGTCTGGACCGACTCCCTGGTGTCGCCCCAGATCGCCGCCCTGGCCCCAGCGGGCTGTGAATCGATCCGCACCAGCACCCTCACCTTGGAGGAGGTGATGGCCGTGGTGAGCGCGCGGGCCCGCGCCGGCCTCCATGTGGTGCGGCTGCACGATGGCGACCCTTGCCTCTACGGCGCCCTGGCCGAGCAGATCTGCCGGCTGGCCGATGCCGGGCTGGAGCTGGAGGTGGTGCCGGGGTTGAGCGCCTACCAGGCCACCGCCGCCGCCCTGCAGAGCGAATTGACGATCCCGGGGCTGGTTCAGACGATCGTGCTCAGCCGGGCGGGAGGCCGCACCGGTGTGCCCGAACGGGAATCCCTGGGGCGGCTGGCGGCCCTGCGGGCCTCCCTCTGCCTCTACCTCAGTGCCCGCCATGTGGAGGAGGTGCAGGCTGCCCTGCTGGAGCATTACCCCGCCGACACCCCCGTGGCAATCGGCTACCGGGTCAGCTGGCCCGACCAGTGGCTGCAGGTGGTGCCCCTGGAGCGAATGGCGGCCGTCAGCCTCGAACGCAATCTGATCCGCACCACCCTCTTCGTGGTCAGCCCCGCCCTGCGCTCACCGGCGGACGCCCGCTCGAAGCTTTATTCCGCCAGCCACGATCACCTGTTCAGGGCCGCCGCCGCCTCCAGTCCGGCCTGA
- a CDS encoding DUF3067 family protein gives MPEPPDVEPAPPLGLEEVLGVLRSRWRASYDMQLVQRRGRLYLQVMWAYLEQQSFPLDAEAYAAHIGELIALLNELGVAGQVREWLLTTAERPRLGKAMGLALETGGRGKEFLL, from the coding sequence GTGCCCGAGCCTCCCGATGTGGAGCCCGCCCCGCCCCTCGGCCTTGAGGAGGTGCTCGGAGTGCTGCGCTCCCGTTGGCGCGCCTCCTACGACATGCAGCTGGTGCAGCGCCGGGGCCGGCTCTATCTGCAGGTGATGTGGGCCTACCTGGAGCAGCAGTCGTTCCCCCTGGACGCGGAGGCCTACGCCGCACACATCGGGGAACTGATCGCGCTGCTCAACGAACTGGGGGTGGCCGGCCAGGTGCGTGAGTGGCTGCTCACCACGGCTGAGCGCCCACGGCTGGGCAAGGCCATGGGCCTGGCACTGGAGACGGGCGGTCGGGGAAAGGAGTTCCTGCTCTAG
- the psaJ gene encoding photosystem I reaction center subunit IX: protein MKKFLTTAPVVAAVWFTLTAGIMIEFNRFFPDLLFHPL, encoded by the coding sequence ATGAAGAAATTCCTCACCACCGCCCCCGTCGTCGCAGCCGTCTGGTTCACCCTCACGGCCGGAATCATGATCGAGTTCAATCGGTTTTTCCCCGATCTGCTCTTCCACCCCCTCTGA
- the tatC gene encoding twin-arginine translocase subunit TatC, which translates to MSPNDSPPGQPPAPIRVTPINAAGRWLAKTAPGGDPGDFPAEVEMSLVDHLEELRQRVLQSLLAVVVAAAACLVLVKPLVRLLEVPAEGMRFLQLAPGEFLFVSLKVAGYAGLTLALPFILYQGLAFVLPGLTRRERRLVAPAVAGSAVLFLGGLAFAWWALVPAALRFLVSYGADVVEPIWSIERYLDFVLLLMVATGLAFQLPVLQLLLGAFGLLRAETMLAAWRWVVLAAALAGAVLTPSTDPVTMLLLTGAITALYLVGVALVALVQSVRTEAGTAGDGVHEAADGAPGES; encoded by the coding sequence ATGAGTCCCAACGATTCCCCACCGGGCCAGCCGCCCGCACCGATTCGAGTCACCCCCATCAACGCCGCAGGCCGCTGGTTAGCGAAAACGGCCCCGGGGGGGGATCCAGGCGACTTCCCGGCGGAGGTGGAGATGAGCCTGGTCGATCACCTCGAGGAACTGCGCCAGCGGGTGTTGCAGAGCCTGCTGGCTGTGGTGGTGGCCGCCGCCGCCTGCCTGGTCCTGGTCAAACCCCTGGTTCGCCTGCTGGAGGTGCCCGCCGAGGGCATGCGCTTCCTGCAGCTGGCTCCCGGGGAGTTCCTGTTCGTGTCGCTCAAGGTGGCGGGCTATGCCGGCCTCACCCTGGCACTGCCGTTCATCCTGTATCAGGGCTTGGCCTTCGTGCTCCCTGGCCTCACCCGACGGGAACGGCGGCTGGTGGCGCCGGCGGTGGCTGGATCGGCCGTGCTGTTTCTGGGGGGCCTGGCCTTCGCCTGGTGGGCCCTGGTGCCGGCGGCCCTGCGCTTTCTGGTGAGCTACGGCGCCGATGTGGTCGAGCCGATCTGGTCGATCGAGCGCTACCTGGATTTCGTCCTGCTGCTGATGGTGGCCACGGGTCTGGCCTTCCAGTTGCCCGTGCTGCAGCTGCTGCTCGGGGCCTTCGGCCTGCTGCGGGCTGAAACGATGCTGGCGGCGTGGCGCTGGGTGGTGCTGGCGGCGGCCCTGGCGGGGGCCGTGCTCACCCCCTCCACCGATCCGGTGACGATGCTGCTGCTTACCGGGGCGATCACCGCCCTCTACCTGGTGGGGGTGGCACTCGTTGCCCTGGTGCAATCGGTGCGAACCGAAGCCGGCACGGCCGGCGACGGCGTGCACGAGGCTGCGGATGGGGCCCCGGGCGAGAGCTAG
- a CDS encoding Photosystem I reaction center subunit III, whose protein sequence is MRRLFAVLISAFLIFGFAPVAHADIAGLTPCAESPRFQQRASQATTDQAKARFSNYSQALCGTDGLPHLIVDGRFSHAGDFLIPSIAFLYITGTIGWAGRSYLMAIRGSKDATMREIQIDMPLAFKSTLSAAAWPLAAFKEFAGGKMLEDDSKVTVSPR, encoded by the coding sequence ATGCGCCGTCTCTTTGCTGTTCTGATCTCAGCCTTCCTGATCTTCGGCTTCGCCCCCGTGGCCCACGCCGATATCGCGGGGCTGACCCCCTGTGCTGAGAGCCCCCGCTTCCAGCAGCGGGCGAGCCAAGCCACCACGGACCAGGCCAAGGCCCGGTTCTCGAACTACAGCCAGGCCCTCTGTGGCACCGATGGCCTGCCCCACCTGATCGTCGATGGCCGCTTCAGCCATGCCGGTGATTTCCTGATTCCGAGCATTGCCTTCCTCTACATCACCGGCACGATCGGCTGGGCCGGCCGCTCCTACCTGATGGCCATCCGCGGCAGCAAGGACGCCACCATGCGGGAAATCCAGATCGACATGCCCCTGGCGTTCAAATCCACCCTCTCCGCCGCCGCCTGGCCCCTGGCGGCCTTCAAGGAGTTCGCCGGCGGAAAAATGCTGGAAGACGACTCCAAAGTCACCGTTTCCCCCCGCTGA
- the lgt gene encoding prolipoprotein diacylglyceryl transferase has protein sequence MAVFSSPGPLLFQLGPFSLRWYGLLIALAVLMGLALATRLGRRRAIDAGLIADLLPILVLAAVISARIYYVAFEWRQYSLNWLDALKVWQGGIAIHGALIGGSLAVILFCRWRRQPFWALLDVLVPSVALGQAIGRWGNFFNSEAFGVPTDLPWALTIPLANRPTAFLGQSSFHPTFLYESLWNLGVLTLLLLLFQRASQGKLVLPDGALSCVYLIAYSAGRFWIEGLRIDPLCLLGQPPFCEGGLRMAQLMSLILIAIGGFGLWWLYGRRRALPDPSGVSTHVNGTAP, from the coding sequence CTGGCCGTGTTCAGTTCACCCGGGCCCCTGCTGTTTCAGCTGGGGCCCTTCTCCCTGCGCTGGTATGGGTTGCTGATCGCCCTGGCGGTGCTGATGGGCCTGGCCCTGGCCACCCGCCTGGGTCGCAGGAGGGCCATCGATGCGGGCCTGATCGCCGACCTGCTGCCGATCCTGGTGCTGGCAGCAGTGATCAGTGCCCGGATCTACTACGTGGCCTTTGAGTGGCGCCAGTATTCCCTCAACTGGCTCGATGCCCTCAAGGTCTGGCAAGGGGGCATCGCCATCCATGGGGCGTTGATCGGCGGCTCCCTGGCGGTGATCCTGTTCTGCCGCTGGCGCAGGCAACCCTTCTGGGCCCTGCTGGATGTGCTCGTGCCCTCGGTGGCCCTGGGCCAGGCGATCGGCCGCTGGGGCAATTTCTTCAATTCCGAGGCCTTCGGCGTGCCCACCGATCTGCCCTGGGCCCTCACCATCCCCCTGGCGAACCGACCCACGGCCTTCCTGGGCCAGAGCAGCTTCCACCCCACGTTCCTCTACGAATCGCTCTGGAACCTGGGGGTGCTCACCCTGCTGCTGCTGCTGTTCCAGCGCGCCAGCCAAGGCAAGCTCGTTCTGCCCGATGGCGCCCTCAGCTGCGTCTACCTGATCGCCTACAGCGCCGGTCGATTCTGGATCGAAGGGTTGCGGATCGACCCCCTCTGCCTGCTGGGCCAACCGCCGTTCTGTGAAGGTGGGTTACGCATGGCCCAGCTGATGAGCTTGATTTTGATCGCCATCGGCGGCTTCGGCCTCTGGTGGCTCTACGGCCGCCGGCGGGCCCTGCCCGACCCCAGCGGTGTGTCCACCCACGTCAACGGCACGGCCCCTTGA
- a CDS encoding NFACT family protein translates to MTAPETAAGTTSRASPQRLPLQALDVTSLKAVLAEWRPTLLPCRFEKAQQSAPHTLQLGLRALDRRVWLEISWQAEAPRLLAIEPPPRIGAGSTLAQQLQHGLAGLALVELEQRGWERVVELRFARRPGDPISRTLVVELMGRHSNVFLLDEQQRVITLARQVKEQHSRLRPIGTGDAYGPPPSLQGHSPSLEEPFPRWRGRLSLVPMTLGQALREAYQGISPALALQLAGDQPEVSRALLEQPVAALDEPQWEQLWRRWQRWLRAVATGDFQFTPGGACAFRCWKEAGAATSDCEAHPAGLPINGALSRYYSGELNRRLLAERQGGLRQRGNQAIERERRLLQQQEQLLARVEDSDGLQERAHALLSGQAPRREQIDEAQRLYRQARKLRRSQAAITPRIAHHRERLERLEASLTFMEQADDLAQLETLEAELQELSAEGRKPKRPLGGGANSAPVPPQPLELRSGGGLRVQVGRNHRQNEWISLRQARRGDLWFHAQECPGSHVVLKSSEAPAQDDDLQLAADLAAHFSRARGNGRVAVVMVPTDQLQRIPGAGAGTVRHRGGEQLWADPGRAAAWLSRPAGGSGAPVPSLEPAQRP, encoded by the coding sequence ATGACCGCGCCTGAGACAGCCGCTGGAACCACCAGCCGAGCGAGCCCGCAACGCCTTCCCCTTCAGGCCCTCGATGTGACCAGCCTCAAGGCGGTGTTGGCGGAATGGCGGCCCACCCTGCTGCCCTGCCGCTTCGAGAAGGCCCAGCAGAGCGCCCCCCACACCCTGCAACTGGGGCTGCGGGCGCTGGATCGACGTGTCTGGCTGGAGATCAGCTGGCAGGCGGAGGCACCGCGGTTGCTGGCGATCGAGCCGCCCCCCCGCATCGGTGCGGGCAGCACCCTGGCCCAGCAACTGCAACACGGCCTGGCCGGTCTGGCCCTGGTGGAGCTGGAGCAACGGGGCTGGGAACGGGTGGTGGAACTGCGCTTCGCCCGCCGCCCAGGCGATCCGATCAGCCGCACCCTGGTGGTGGAACTGATGGGCCGCCACAGCAACGTGTTCCTGCTCGATGAGCAGCAACGGGTGATCACCCTGGCCCGTCAGGTCAAGGAGCAGCACTCACGGCTGCGGCCGATCGGCACCGGCGATGCCTACGGTCCGCCACCGTCCCTGCAGGGGCACAGCCCCTCGCTCGAGGAGCCCTTCCCTCGCTGGAGGGGGCGCCTCAGCCTGGTGCCCATGACCCTGGGCCAGGCCCTGCGGGAGGCCTATCAGGGGATCAGTCCCGCCCTGGCTCTGCAACTGGCGGGAGATCAGCCGGAGGTCTCGAGAGCCCTGCTGGAGCAACCGGTGGCCGCCCTGGACGAGCCGCAATGGGAGCAACTCTGGCGCCGCTGGCAGCGTTGGCTGCGGGCCGTGGCCACTGGCGATTTCCAGTTCACCCCCGGCGGCGCCTGCGCCTTCCGCTGCTGGAAAGAGGCCGGTGCAGCGACCAGCGACTGCGAGGCCCACCCAGCTGGGCTGCCCATCAACGGAGCCCTCAGCCGGTATTACAGCGGCGAGCTGAACCGCCGGCTGCTGGCCGAGCGCCAGGGCGGCCTGCGCCAGCGGGGAAACCAGGCGATCGAGCGGGAGCGGCGCTTGCTGCAGCAGCAAGAGCAGCTGCTCGCACGGGTGGAGGACAGCGATGGGCTGCAGGAACGCGCCCACGCCCTGCTCAGTGGCCAGGCCCCGCGCCGGGAGCAGATCGATGAGGCCCAGCGGCTCTACCGCCAGGCCCGCAAGCTGCGGCGCTCGCAGGCGGCGATCACCCCGCGGATCGCCCACCATCGAGAGCGGCTCGAACGACTGGAGGCCAGCCTCACCTTCATGGAGCAGGCCGACGACCTGGCCCAGCTGGAGACCCTGGAGGCCGAACTGCAGGAGCTCAGCGCCGAGGGCCGGAAACCGAAACGCCCCCTGGGCGGAGGCGCCAACAGCGCGCCGGTCCCACCGCAACCCCTGGAGCTGCGCAGTGGAGGTGGCCTGAGGGTGCAGGTGGGCCGCAACCACCGCCAGAACGAGTGGATCAGCCTGCGCCAGGCCCGCCGCGGGGATCTCTGGTTCCACGCCCAGGAATGCCCGGGCAGTCACGTGGTGCTCAAGAGCTCGGAGGCGCCGGCCCAGGACGACGACCTCCAGCTGGCGGCCGATCTGGCCGCCCACTTCAGCCGGGCCCGGGGCAATGGACGGGTGGCGGTGGTGATGGTGCCCACCGATCAGTTGCAGCGCATCCCCGGTGCGGGGGCCGGCACCGTGCGCCACCGGGGTGGCGAACAGCTCTGGGCCGATCCAGGCCGCGCCGCAGCCTGGCTGAGCCGCCCGGCAGGCGGATCAGGAGCGCCGGTCCCTAGCCTCGAACCAGCGCAGCGGCCATGA
- the petA gene encoding cytochrome f, whose protein sequence is MRRSLTLLLTTLLTFGVLLIAPQSSWAYPFWAQQNYENPREATGKLVCANCHLAKKPTHVEVPQAVFPDTVFKATVEIPYDTSVQQVGGDGSRTGLNVGAVVILPDGFTLAPPERLSEELKQETEGVYYTQYSDAYPNILLVGPLPGDQHQEIVFPILSPDPATDSGIHFGKYSINVGGNRGRGQVTPTGEKSNNTVYTAPAAGRVASITPGENGATAVTITTADGASVSETIPAGPTLLVAVGDQLAAGAPLTDDPNVGGFGQLDTEIVLQNPVRIYGLLAFFAAVTLAQIMLVLKKKQFEKVQAAEGLI, encoded by the coding sequence ATGCGCCGCTCCCTCACCCTCCTGCTGACCACCCTGCTGACCTTCGGCGTTCTGCTGATCGCCCCCCAGAGCAGCTGGGCCTATCCCTTCTGGGCCCAACAGAACTACGAGAATCCCCGCGAAGCCACCGGCAAACTGGTGTGCGCCAACTGCCACCTGGCCAAGAAGCCCACCCACGTGGAAGTGCCCCAGGCGGTCTTCCCCGACACGGTCTTCAAGGCCACCGTCGAGATCCCCTACGACACCAGCGTGCAGCAGGTGGGCGGTGACGGCAGCCGCACCGGCCTGAACGTGGGGGCGGTGGTGATCCTTCCAGACGGTTTCACCCTCGCGCCCCCCGAGCGCCTCAGCGAGGAGCTCAAGCAGGAAACCGAAGGCGTCTACTACACCCAATACAGCGATGCCTACCCCAACATCCTGCTGGTGGGCCCACTCCCCGGTGACCAGCACCAGGAGATCGTCTTCCCGATCCTTTCGCCTGATCCCGCCACCGACAGCGGCATTCACTTCGGCAAATACTCGATCAATGTGGGCGGCAACCGGGGCCGGGGCCAGGTGACCCCCACCGGTGAGAAGTCCAACAACACCGTCTACACCGCCCCCGCTGCGGGCCGGGTGGCCAGCATCACCCCCGGCGAGAACGGCGCCACCGCTGTGACGATCACCACCGCCGATGGGGCCAGCGTCAGCGAAACCATCCCCGCCGGCCCCACCCTGCTGGTGGCCGTGGGTGATCAGCTGGCCGCCGGAGCCCCGCTCACCGACGACCCCAACGTCGGCGGTTTCGGTCAGTTGGACACCGAAATCGTGCTGCAGAACCCCGTCAGGATCTATGGCCTGCTCGCCTTCTTCGCCGCCGTCACCCTGGCCCAGATCATGCTGGTGCTCAAGAAGAAGCAGTTCGAGAAAGTCCAGGCCGCCGAGGGGCTGATCTGA
- the petC gene encoding cytochrome b6-f complex iron-sulfur subunit has protein sequence MTQIPASDVPGMGRRQFMNLLTFGSVTGVALGALYPVVNYFIPPKAVGGSGGVSAKDELGNSVTASGWLSTHNEGDRSLVQGLKGDPTYLTVEGPDAIGSYGINAICTHLGCVVPWNSGANKFMCPCHGSQYDATGKVVRGPAPLSLALAQVSVENDNVFLSPWTDTDFRNGEQPWWA, from the coding sequence ATGACTCAGATCCCAGCGAGCGATGTCCCCGGAATGGGTCGGCGGCAGTTCATGAATCTGCTCACCTTCGGATCGGTCACGGGCGTCGCCCTGGGGGCCCTCTATCCGGTGGTCAACTACTTCATTCCCCCCAAGGCGGTGGGCGGCTCCGGCGGGGTGAGCGCCAAGGACGAACTGGGCAATTCCGTCACCGCCAGCGGCTGGCTTTCCACCCACAACGAAGGCGACCGCAGCCTGGTGCAGGGCCTCAAGGGTGACCCCACCTACCTGACCGTGGAAGGGCCCGATGCGATTGGCAGCTACGGCATCAACGCGATCTGCACCCACCTGGGCTGCGTGGTGCCCTGGAACAGCGGCGCCAACAAGTTCATGTGCCCCTGCCACGGCAGCCAGTACGACGCCACCGGCAAGGTGGTGCGCGGCCCCGCGCCCCTTTCCCTGGCCCTGGCCCAGGTGAGCGTCGAGAACGACAACGTGTTCCTCAGCCCTTGGACGGACACCGATTTCCGCAACGGTGAGCAGCCCTGGTGGGCCTGA
- a CDS encoding FAD-dependent oxidoreductase produces MIATSTATVDPEARQEVDVLIVGGGVCGTALLFELARYTDLPRLALLERYERLAQVNSKATNNSQTIHCGDIETNYSLEKALKVKRTAEMIVHYAALLDAERRGRTVFRTPKMVLAVGASECAFLRERFSRFAPHFPAMELLEPEQIAQWEPHVALVDGVPRREELVAIGIRSTYTAVDYEQLAESFVEQAHAAVVGSDRQLELGLGQRVERITPEGEAFLVDASTAAGPRRYRARHVVVCAGAHSLLMAQQLGYGLEYSCLPVAGSFYFTPDLLKGKVYTVQNDKLPFAAIHGDPDVRAPGQTRFGPTALLLPLLERYRPASFFEFLKVLRLDWSVLAVFWQLLRVADIRSYILRNLLFEVPWLRRRLFLADARKIVPGMQLEDLRFAEGYGGVRPQLIHKGERRLMLGEARIAPRPGLVFNVTPSPGGTCCLGNAAIDLEAIVARLGCGFDQARLARELYGDGEPPQAASAPPAPDQAGLEAAAALNR; encoded by the coding sequence GTGATCGCCACGTCCACCGCCACCGTTGACCCTGAGGCCCGCCAGGAGGTGGATGTGCTGATCGTGGGCGGAGGCGTCTGCGGTACCGCTCTGCTGTTCGAGCTGGCCCGCTACACCGATCTGCCCAGGCTGGCTCTGCTGGAGCGCTACGAGCGGCTGGCCCAGGTCAACTCCAAGGCCACCAACAACAGCCAGACGATCCACTGCGGCGACATCGAGACCAACTACAGCCTCGAGAAGGCCCTGAAGGTGAAGCGCACGGCGGAGATGATCGTGCACTACGCCGCCCTGCTGGATGCTGAGCGGCGCGGGCGCACGGTGTTCCGCACCCCCAAGATGGTGCTCGCCGTGGGGGCCTCGGAGTGCGCCTTCCTGCGGGAGCGCTTCTCGCGCTTTGCCCCCCACTTCCCGGCCATGGAACTGCTGGAACCGGAGCAGATCGCTCAGTGGGAGCCCCATGTGGCGCTGGTGGATGGGGTCCCGCGCCGCGAGGAGCTGGTGGCGATCGGCATCCGCAGCACCTACACCGCCGTCGACTACGAGCAGCTGGCCGAGTCGTTTGTGGAGCAGGCCCACGCCGCCGTGGTCGGCAGCGATCGCCAACTCGAGCTGGGGTTGGGGCAGCGGGTCGAGAGGATCACCCCAGAGGGAGAGGCGTTCCTGGTGGACGCCAGCACCGCGGCGGGTCCCAGGCGTTACCGGGCCCGCCATGTGGTGGTCTGCGCCGGCGCCCACAGCCTGCTGATGGCCCAGCAGCTGGGCTACGGCCTGGAGTACTCCTGTCTGCCGGTGGCGGGGAGCTTCTACTTCACTCCCGACCTGCTCAAGGGCAAGGTCTACACGGTGCAGAACGACAAACTCCCCTTCGCCGCCATCCACGGCGACCCCGATGTGCGAGCCCCGGGACAGACGCGTTTTGGGCCCACCGCCCTGCTGTTGCCGCTGCTGGAGCGCTACAGACCCGCCTCCTTTTTTGAGTTCCTGAAGGTGCTGCGGCTGGATTGGTCGGTGCTCGCCGTGTTCTGGCAGCTGCTGCGCGTGGCCGACATCCGCAGCTACATCCTGCGCAACCTGCTGTTTGAGGTGCCCTGGCTCAGGCGCCGGCTGTTTCTGGCCGATGCCCGCAAGATCGTGCCCGGCATGCAGTTGGAGGATCTGCGCTTCGCCGAGGGCTACGGCGGGGTGCGTCCCCAGCTGATCCACAAGGGGGAGCGGCGGTTGATGCTCGGGGAGGCACGCATCGCGCCACGGCCTGGCCTGGTGTTCAACGTGACGCCTTCTCCCGGCGGCACCTGCTGCCTGGGCAACGCCGCCATCGACCTGGAGGCGATCGTGGCGCGGTTGGGCTGCGGCTTCGATCAGGCGCGTCTGGCGCGGGAGCTCTACGGCGATGGGGAGCCGCCGCAGGCCGCCAGCGCTCCCCCCGCCCCTGATCAGGCCGGACTGGAGGCGGCGGCGGCCCTGAACAGGTGA